Proteins encoded within one genomic window of Lampris incognitus isolate fLamInc1 chromosome 1, fLamInc1.hap2, whole genome shotgun sequence:
- the LOC130111777 gene encoding LOW QUALITY PROTEIN: uncharacterized protein K02A2.6-like (The sequence of the model RefSeq protein was modified relative to this genomic sequence to represent the inferred CDS: inserted 2 bases in 1 codon), whose amino-acid sequence EHSDWATPVVLVNKKDGTVRLCDDFKVTLNQALCVDKYPIPRIEDLXASLAGGQRFSKLDLSNAYLQMEVVEESRKLLTISTQKGLFCYNRLPFGIASAPALFQKAVDQVLVGLPFTHCYLDDILVSGPDEETHLKALDDVLTRLEEYGLHVKKDKCMFFQESVEYLGHIIDAAGLHKSPEKERAVVEAPAPTNVSQLRSLLGMINYYGRFIPDLATILQPLNALLHKGKKWQWTTACEAAFRKVKELMVSQKVLTHYNPELPLRLACDASPYGVGAVLSHVMADGVEKPIAYASRTLSKAEQNYAQIEREALGIVFGIRKFHQYLYGNKFTLLTDHRPLTSVLSPVRSTPSMAAARMQRWALLLSAHDYTIEYRKASAHTNADGLSRLPLLDTHDDKIDTVDVFYMSQLDTLPISTTDIRNDTRSDPTLSRVLEMVTTGHFPNTKNTDTELSVFLTRQNDLKIQQGCLMWGTRVVVPPKLRPRVLNELHTAHPGVVRMKSLARSYVWWPGIDSQIELQAKSCHSCQRSQKELSLAPLHPWMWPSSPWERIHVDFAGPFEGHMYLVVVDAHSKWPEVQIMDSTTASKTITVLRGLFSLHGLPYILVSDNGPQFCSEEFATFLKANGVKHIRSAPYHPATNGLAERFVQTFKHTIHSRPKQQSLVYLKTLVNISRIKLN is encoded by the exons gagcatagtgactgggccacacccgtagttcttgtcaacaagaaggatggcacggtgagactttgtgatgatttcaaagtcaccctcaaccaagcactctgtgtggacaagtatcctattccacgcattgaggatct tgcatcgctagctggaggtcaacgcttcagtaaactggacttgtcaaacgcatacctacagatggaagtagtggaggagtcgaggaagctactgactatttccacacaaaaaggacttttCTGCTACAACCGCTTGCCCTTCGGTATTGCATCGGCACCAGCGTTGTTCCAGAAGGCTGTGGATCAAGTGCTCGTTGGATTGCCATTCACGCACTGTTATCTCGATGACATTCTGgttagtgggccagatgaagagacccacctgaaagccctggacgacgttctcacgagactggaggagtatggtctccatgtcaaaaaggataagtgcatgtttttccaggagtcagtagagtatctaggtcatatcatcgatgctgccgggctccacaagtcgccagagaaggaacgcgctgttgtggaggcaccggcacccaccaacgttagccaactacgctcgctcctcggaatgataaactactatggacgtttcatcccggacctggcaaccatcctgcaaccactgaacgcactgctgcacaaagggaagaaatggcagtggactacagcttgtgaggcagcgttccgaaaagtgaaagagctcatggtatctcagaaggtgctaacccactacaaccctgagctgcccctccgtctagcctgtgacgcttcaccctatggggtaggggctgtactctctcacgtcatggctgatggtgtagagaaacctatcgcttatgcgtcaagaacactcagcaaagcagagcagaactacgcccagattgagcgagaggcactggggatagtctttggcatacgtaagtttcaccagtatctctatggtaacaagttcactctactcacagaccatcgcccgctgacctccgttctcagtccagtgaggagtacgccgtcgatggccgcagcccgcatgcagcgctgggcgctcctcttgtcagcgcatgattacactatagagtatcgtaaggcttcagcacatactaatgcagatggactgtcaaggttgccacttctggacactcacgatgacaagatagacaccgtagatgtgttttacatgtcacagttagacacactaccaatcagtaccactgatatccgaaacgacactagatctgaccctacactgtctcgcgtactagagatggtcactactggacattttccaaacacgaaaaacacagatactgaactgtctgttttcctgactcgtcaaaatgacctcaaaatccaacagggatgcctcatgtggggcacacgagtggtagtgccacccaagctacggccccgggtgctcaacgagctacatacagcacacccaggggtagtgaggatgaaaagcttggcacggtcgtatgtctggtggccaggtattgaCTCTCAGATCGAGCTCCAGGCCAAATCCTGCCACTCATGCCAGCGTAGTCAGAAAGAACTGAGTCTTGCCCCTCTACATCCATGGATGTGGCCTTCCAGTCCTTGGGAAAGGATTCACgtggactttgctggtccatttgaaggacacatgtatcttgtggtagtagatgctcattctaaatggcccgaggtgcaaatcatggatagcaccacagcaagcaagaccatcacagtactgaggggccttttcagtctccacggccttccttacattctcgtaagcgacaatggaccccagttctgttctgaggaattcgccacattcctgaaagccaatggagtcaagcacattcgctcagcgccgtatcaccctgctacgaacggcctggccgagcgctttgtacagactttcaaacac